A genomic region of Oryza glaberrima chromosome 1, OglaRS2, whole genome shotgun sequence contains the following coding sequences:
- the LOC127773285 gene encoding ADP,ATP carrier protein 2, chloroplastic-like encodes MESLALHHAKPGGLPPRAGLRLPLPRARSARVSLPSSPAAPVSLQSPLLLASRSGPTSRDAVVGLGLGCGLLRRRSGASGGGGGGISCGAQPAAAAAAGAVPAAQPEGKKFLGVEVKTLKKIVPLGLMFFCILFNYTILRDTKDVLVVTAKGSSAEIIPFLKTWVNLPMAIGFMLLYTKLSNVLSREALFYTVIFPFIAFFGAFAFVLYPLRNVIHPTALADKLLAALGPSFLGPVAILRIWSFCLFYVMAELWGSVVISVLFWGFANQITTVEEAKEFYPLFGLGANIALIFSGRTVKYFSNLRKTLGPGIDGWEVSLKGMMSLVVLLGLVITSIYWGVNKFVLNDPSLPKSDRKKKKDKPKLGMKESLKVLLSSRYVRDLATLVVAYGISINLVEVTWKSKLKAQFPSPNEYSSFMGDFSTATGIATFTMMLLGRIILRKFGWGVAAMITPTVLLLTGVGFFSLILFGQPLTPMLATMGMTPLLAAVYVGALQNIFSKSAKYSLFDPCKEMAYIPLDEDMKVKGKAAIDVVCNPLGKSGGALIQQFMILTFGSLANSTPYLGGILLVIVLAWLGAASSLDKQFSSLAKEDLKRDMSAKEKVDPSLLKAPEADVLVEHTNGTIESEATATESSPSNSSPSN; translated from the exons aTGGAGTCGCTCGCGCTCCACCACGCCAAGCCcggcggcctccctccccgcgcggggctccgcctcccgctcccgcgCGCGCGATCCGCGCGcgtctccctcccctcctccccggcggccCCCGTATCGCTCCAGTCCCCGCTCCTCCTCGCTTCGAGAAGCGGCCCTACCTCGCGGGACGCCGTCGTGGGGTTGGGATTGGGGTGCGGGCTCTTGAGACGGAGAAGCGGcgctagtggtggtggtggtggtgggatctCTTGCGGCGCGCAgcctgccgcggcggcggcggcgggagcggtgCCGGCGGCGCAGCCGGAGGGGAAGAAGTTCCTCGGCGTGGAGGTGAAGACGCTGAAGAAGATCGTGCCGCTCGGGTTGATGTTCTTCTGCATCTTGTTCAACTACACGATCCTGCGGGACACCAAGGACGTGCTGGTGGTGACCGCCAAGGGGAGCAGCGCGGAGATCATCCCGTTCCTCAAGACGTGGGTCAACCTGCCCATGGCCATCGGCTTCATGCTCCTCTACACCAAGCTCTCCAATGTGCTCTCCAGGGAGGCGCTCTTCTACACCGTCATCTTCCCCTTCATCGCCTTCTTCGGCGCCTTTGCCTTCGTGCTCTACCCTCTCAGGAATGTGATCCACCCCACCGCGCTCGCCGACAAGCTCCTTGCGGCGCTCGGCCCGAGCTTTCTTGGCCCCGTCGCCATTCTGAGGATTTGGAGCTTTTGCTTGTTCTATGTCATGGCCGAACTGTGGGGCAGCGTCGTCATCTCGGTCCTTTTCTGGGGCTTCGCTAACCAG ATTACTACAGTTGAGGAAGCAAAAGAATTCTACCCTCTATTTGGTCTTGGGGCTAATATTGCGCTCATCTTTTCTGGGCGTACTGTGAAGTATTTCTCAAATCTGCGCAAGACATTGGGTCCAGGTATTGACGGATGGGAGGTGTCTTTGAAAGGAATGATGAGCTTAGTGGTGCTTCTTGGACTTGTCATCACTTCCATCTATTGGGGGGTGAACAAGTTTGTTTTGAATGATCCTTCTCTTCCGAAGTCTGACCGTAAGAAGAAAAAG GATAAACCTAAGCTTGGAATGAAAGAGAGTCTTAAAGTTCTCCTCTCCTCAAGATATGTAAGGGACCTTGCTACTTTAGTGGTTGCATATGGCATCAGTATCAACCTTGTGGAGGTCACATGGAAATCGAAGCTCAAGGCACAG TTCCCTAGTCCAAATGAGTATTCATCTTTCATGGGTGATTTCTCAACCGCTACTGGCATTGCTACTTTCACAATGATGCTGTTAGGCCGGATCATACTCCGAAAATTCGGCTGGGGAGTGGCTGCAATGATCACCCCCACAGTTTTGTTGCTGACTGGCGTCGGTTTCTTCTCCCTGATTCTATTTGGGCAGCCTCTCACTCCTATGCTTGCCACAATGGGCATGACCCCTCTTCTTGCAGCAGTTTATGTGGGTGCACTTCAGAACATATTCAGCAAGAGTGCAAAGTATAGTTTATTTGATCCATGCAAAGAAATGGCCTACATTCCTTTGGATGAAGATATGAAG GTGAAGGGAAAGGCAGCCATTGATGTTGTCTGCAACCCATTGGGGAAGTCTGGTGGAGCTCTTATTCAACAGTTCATGATCCTTACATTTGGCTCTTTAGCTAACTCCACCCCCTACCTTGGTGGCATACTGTTGGTGATTGTTCTAGCATGGCTAGGCGCGGCAAGTTCACTAGACAAGCAATTCTCTAGCTTGGCTAAGGAAGATCTCAAAAGGGATATGTCTGCAAAAGAGAAGGTAGATCCTTCCCTGCTCAAGGCTCCTGAGGCTGATGTATTGGTGGAGCACACAAACGGCACTATAGAGAGCGAAGCTACTGCAACTGAGAGTTCACCATCAAACTCATCTCCAAGTAATTAG